One genomic segment of Vibrio sp. SCSIO 43136 includes these proteins:
- the xerD gene encoding site-specific tyrosine recombinase XerD, protein MQTSDLALMERFLDAMWMERGLSENTLASYRNDLNKLLTWMDINNYKLSFISTSGLQDYQTWLVDQDYKQTSRARMLSAIRRLFQYLHREKVRGDDPSALLVSPKLPKRLPKDISEQQVDALLSAPDPEDPLELRDKAMLELLYATGLRVTELVSLTMENVSLRQGVVRVIGKGGKERLVPMGENAVDWLETFLTKGRPSLLGEVTSDVVFPSKRARQMTRQTFWHRIKFYATLADIDSDALSPHVLRHAFATHLLNYGADLRVVQMLLGHSDLSTTQIYTHVATERLKQIHGQHHPRA, encoded by the coding sequence ATGCAGACGAGCGATTTGGCATTGATGGAACGGTTTTTAGATGCCATGTGGATGGAGCGAGGTCTTTCAGAGAATACTCTGGCTTCTTATCGCAATGATTTGAATAAGCTTTTGACTTGGATGGATATCAATAACTACAAGTTGAGCTTTATTTCGACTTCTGGCCTGCAAGACTATCAGACTTGGCTGGTTGACCAAGATTATAAGCAGACCTCTCGGGCAAGAATGCTATCGGCCATTCGACGACTGTTTCAGTATTTGCACCGAGAAAAAGTGCGCGGTGATGATCCCAGTGCTTTGCTGGTGAGTCCCAAGTTACCCAAGCGATTGCCGAAAGATATTTCGGAGCAGCAAGTGGATGCTTTACTCTCAGCACCTGACCCAGAAGATCCGCTCGAGCTACGAGATAAGGCGATGTTAGAGCTGCTTTATGCCACAGGTCTTCGTGTCACCGAGCTTGTGAGCTTAACGATGGAAAACGTCAGCCTTCGTCAAGGTGTGGTACGGGTAATAGGTAAAGGTGGTAAAGAGCGATTAGTGCCGATGGGAGAAAATGCGGTTGATTGGCTTGAAACCTTTTTGACCAAAGGGCGTCCAAGTTTGTTAGGAGAAGTCACTAGTGACGTGGTATTTCCGAGTAAACGAGCTCGGCAGATGACAAGACAAACGTTTTGGCATCGGATTAAGTTTTACGCCACCTTGGCAGATATCGATAGTGACGCTTTATCTCCTCACGTGTTACGCCATGCGTTTGCCACCCACCTACTCAATTACGGGGCGGACCTGCGTGTGGTGCAAATGCTGTTAGGGCATAGTGACTTATCGACCACCCAAATTTATACTCACGTGGCAACTGAGCGTCTTAAGCAGATCCATGGACAGCATCACCCACGTGCTTAG
- the lysS gene encoding lysine--tRNA ligase, with amino-acid sequence MTDAVQNENQQEENKLIAERRAKLDHIRQSCKANGHPNDFRREHLAGDLQAEFGDKTKEELEELNHVVAIAGRVMAKRGPFLAIQETSGRIQAYAAKDVQKELKEKYQGLDIGDIIGVKGALHKSGKGDLYVNMESYELLTKALRPLPEKFHGLTDQEMRYRQRYVDLIVNEDSRNAFIVRSKLVSSIRNFMSSKGYLEVETPMMHVIPGGATARPFITHHNALDIDMYLRVAPELYLKRLVVGGFDRVFEINRNFRNEGLSPRHNPEFTMMEFYQAYSDYKDLMDLTEEMLSTAAMDVLGSTSMPYGDETVEFGGTYARMSMFEAIKHYNPDHAEIQALTEADLQDRDKMVAIAKSVHVEVETFWTCGQLLEEIFGETAEPQLIQPTFITGYPADISPLARRSDDNPFFTDRFEFFIGGREVANGFSELNDAEDQDARFKAQVDAKDAGDDEAMYYDADYITALEHGLPPTAGQGIGIDRLAMLFTNTHTIRDVILFPAMRPQA; translated from the coding sequence ATGACTGATGCTGTTCAAAATGAGAACCAACAAGAAGAGAACAAGCTGATTGCTGAGCGTCGCGCGAAACTGGACCACATCCGCCAGTCGTGCAAAGCAAACGGCCACCCAAATGATTTCCGTCGTGAGCACCTAGCAGGTGACTTGCAAGCGGAGTTCGGTGATAAGACTAAAGAAGAGCTTGAAGAGCTAAACCACGTCGTAGCAATTGCTGGTCGTGTCATGGCTAAGCGTGGTCCATTCCTTGCGATCCAAGAGACTTCTGGCCGCATCCAAGCATACGCTGCAAAAGATGTTCAGAAAGAGCTTAAAGAGAAGTACCAAGGTCTAGATATCGGTGACATCATCGGTGTTAAAGGTGCGCTGCACAAGTCTGGTAAAGGCGACCTATACGTAAACATGGAATCTTACGAGCTGCTAACTAAAGCACTTCGTCCGCTTCCAGAGAAGTTCCACGGTCTAACAGACCAAGAGATGCGTTACCGTCAGCGTTACGTTGACCTAATCGTAAATGAAGATTCTCGTAACGCATTCATTGTACGTTCTAAGCTAGTATCATCTATCCGTAACTTCATGAGCTCAAAAGGCTACTTAGAAGTTGAAACGCCGATGATGCACGTGATCCCTGGTGGTGCGACGGCTCGTCCATTCATCACTCACCACAACGCACTAGACATCGACATGTACCTACGTGTTGCGCCAGAGCTATATCTGAAGCGTCTAGTTGTCGGTGGTTTTGACCGTGTATTTGAGATCAACCGTAACTTCCGTAACGAAGGTCTTTCTCCACGTCACAACCCAGAATTCACCATGATGGAATTCTACCAAGCGTACTCTGACTACAAAGACCTAATGGATCTTACTGAAGAGATGCTAAGCACGGCAGCAATGGACGTTCTTGGTTCTACGTCTATGCCTTACGGTGATGAGACGGTTGAATTTGGTGGCACGTACGCTCGCATGAGCATGTTTGAAGCAATCAAACACTACAACCCAGACCACGCTGAGATCCAAGCGCTAACTGAAGCCGACCTACAAGACCGTGACAAGATGGTAGCCATCGCGAAATCTGTACACGTTGAAGTAGAGACATTCTGGACTTGTGGTCAGCTACTTGAAGAGATCTTTGGTGAAACGGCTGAGCCTCAGCTAATTCAACCAACCTTCATCACTGGCTACCCAGCGGACATCTCTCCACTGGCTCGTCGTAGCGATGACAACCCATTCTTCACTGACCGCTTTGAGTTCTTCATCGGTGGCCGTGAAGTAGCGAACGGTTTCTCTGAGCTTAACGATGCAGAAGACCAAGATGCTCGCTTTAAAGCGCAGGTTGATGCGAAAGATGCCGGTGATGATGAAGCGATGTACTACGATGCAGACTACATCACAGCGCTTGAGCACGGCTTACCGCCAACAGCAGGTCAAGGTATCGGTATCGACCGTCTAGCGATGCTATTTACCAATACTCACACTATCCGTGACGTGATCCTATTCCCAGCGATGCGTCCACAAGCGTAA
- the yaaA gene encoding peroxide stress protein YaaA, with product MLILVSPAKTLDYESPLATEKFTQPELVEHSAELIEVCRKLTPADISSLMKVSDKIATLNAVRFEEWSEQFTQQNARQAILAFKGDVYTGLEAETFSEQDFDYAQEHLRMLSGLYGLLKPLDLMQPYRLEMGTRLANERGTNLYQFWGNIVTDKVNQALNAQGDNVLINLASNEYFKSVKAKSVDGTIITPVFKDCKNGQYKVISFYAKKARGMMARYIIQNRIEKLEDLTKFDVAGYYFEPTESTATEYVFKREEQ from the coding sequence ATGCTAATTCTGGTTTCCCCAGCAAAAACCTTAGATTACGAGTCCCCACTCGCAACGGAAAAATTCACTCAACCTGAGCTGGTGGAGCACAGTGCGGAATTGATTGAGGTATGTCGTAAGCTAACGCCAGCAGATATCTCAAGTTTAATGAAAGTCAGTGATAAAATTGCCACCCTCAATGCAGTGCGCTTTGAAGAGTGGTCAGAGCAATTTACTCAGCAAAATGCCCGCCAAGCGATCTTGGCTTTTAAAGGCGATGTATACACCGGACTGGAAGCTGAGACATTTTCTGAGCAAGACTTTGATTACGCTCAAGAGCATTTACGCATGCTATCTGGGTTGTATGGCTTACTTAAACCCCTAGACTTGATGCAACCTTACCGCCTTGAAATGGGCACAAGACTTGCCAATGAGCGTGGTACCAATTTGTATCAGTTCTGGGGCAATATTGTGACGGATAAGGTTAATCAAGCGCTGAATGCACAGGGTGATAATGTACTGATCAATTTAGCTTCAAACGAGTACTTTAAGTCAGTGAAAGCAAAGAGTGTCGATGGCACTATCATTACGCCAGTATTCAAGGATTGCAAAAATGGTCAGTACAAGGTGATCAGCTTCTATGCGAAAAAGGCACGAGGCATGATGGCTCGTTACATCATTCAAAACCGCATTGAGAAGTTGGAAGACCTGACCAAATTTGATGTGGCAGGATACTACTTTGAACCAACGGAATCGACCGCAACAGAGTATGTCTTCAAGCGTGAAGAGCAATAA
- the recJ gene encoding single-stranded-DNA-specific exonuclease RecJ: protein MIQVKRRPEVQSTSLPETLSPLLRQIYASRGIESMAQLERGAKSLHSYTLLGGLDKAVELLFDAIKQQKRIIVVGDFDADGATSSALSVLAMRMLGSNNVDYLVPNRFEDGYGLSPEVVDQAIEIGAELIMTVDNGVSSIDGVRYAKEKGLQVVVTDHHLPGEELPIADAMVNPNLEDCKFPSKALAGVGVAFYLMMALCVAMRKANWFADSGMQEPKLMELIDLVALGTVADVVPLDDNNRILVHQGLQRIRAGKARPGIQALIEIAKRSPHRLVAADFGFALGPRINAAGRLDDMSFGVELLMSNNIHAARRMASELDGLNQTRKEIEEGMKQEAMAFCERLEFGTSTEMPYGLALFQRDWHQGVIGILASRIKEQYHRPVIAFADGGEGFIKGSCRSIPALHMRDALDRIDTQNPGLIVKFGGHAMAAGLTIREKDFERFSKLFDQVVRQEIDESALQGIILSDGELSPEHFHLSTAEMLRNAGPWGQAFPEPIFDGEFKILHQKLVGEKHLKLMVEPLFKGHPTHIMLDAIAFNVDLRRWPDASVKTVKMAYRLDINEFRGNQSLQLMVENLDAS, encoded by the coding sequence ATGATCCAAGTTAAGCGTCGCCCAGAAGTCCAGTCTACATCCTTACCTGAAACCCTTTCGCCATTGTTACGTCAGATCTACGCCAGTCGTGGCATTGAGTCGATGGCGCAACTAGAGCGCGGTGCCAAGTCATTACATTCCTATACATTGCTTGGTGGGTTAGATAAGGCCGTGGAGTTGCTATTTGACGCCATCAAGCAGCAAAAGCGCATCATCGTGGTGGGCGATTTTGATGCTGATGGTGCAACCAGTAGTGCGCTGTCAGTGTTAGCCATGCGTATGCTTGGCAGCAATAACGTCGATTACTTGGTACCAAATCGCTTTGAAGACGGCTATGGGCTGAGCCCAGAGGTTGTGGATCAGGCGATTGAAATAGGCGCAGAACTGATCATGACGGTAGATAACGGCGTCTCATCCATTGATGGGGTTCGTTATGCCAAGGAAAAAGGGTTACAAGTGGTGGTGACCGACCACCACTTGCCGGGCGAAGAGTTGCCAATCGCCGATGCAATGGTCAATCCGAATCTTGAAGACTGTAAGTTTCCCTCTAAGGCTCTTGCGGGCGTCGGTGTAGCCTTCTATTTGATGATGGCTCTGTGTGTGGCGATGCGTAAGGCCAACTGGTTTGCCGATAGCGGTATGCAAGAGCCTAAGCTGATGGAGCTTATAGATTTGGTTGCTCTGGGCACTGTCGCTGATGTTGTGCCACTGGATGACAACAACCGCATCTTGGTCCATCAAGGTTTGCAGCGTATCCGTGCGGGTAAGGCTCGTCCGGGCATTCAAGCGCTGATTGAGATTGCCAAACGTAGCCCGCATCGCTTGGTGGCTGCCGACTTTGGTTTTGCCCTTGGTCCACGAATTAATGCAGCTGGCCGTTTGGATGACATGTCTTTCGGTGTTGAGCTTTTGATGAGTAATAATATCCACGCTGCCCGCCGCATGGCGAGCGAACTGGATGGGTTAAATCAGACTCGTAAAGAGATTGAAGAGGGCATGAAGCAAGAGGCGATGGCTTTTTGCGAACGCCTTGAGTTTGGCACCAGCACTGAGATGCCTTATGGTCTAGCCCTGTTCCAACGTGATTGGCACCAAGGGGTAATTGGTATCTTGGCTTCTCGTATTAAGGAGCAGTATCACCGTCCAGTGATTGCCTTTGCTGATGGCGGTGAAGGCTTTATCAAAGGTTCATGTCGCTCTATTCCAGCGCTACATATGCGTGATGCGCTGGATCGTATTGATACCCAAAATCCGGGGTTGATTGTGAAGTTTGGTGGCCACGCCATGGCAGCTGGCCTCACCATTCGTGAAAAAGATTTCGAACGCTTTAGCAAGTTGTTTGATCAAGTGGTTCGCCAAGAGATCGATGAGAGCGCTCTTCAGGGCATTATTCTTTCCGACGGTGAACTTTCTCCTGAGCATTTCCATTTATCCACTGCGGAAATGCTACGCAACGCAGGTCCATGGGGACAAGCGTTTCCTGAGCCGATATTTGATGGTGAATTTAAGATCCTGCACCAAAAGCTGGTGGGAGAAAAACACCTTAAATTGATGGTCGAACCGTTATTTAAAGGGCATCCAACCCATATTATGCTCGATGCAATCGCTTTTAACGTTGACCTGCGCCGTTGGCCAGATGCTTCTGTTAAAACGGTGAAAATGGCGTATCGATTGGATATTAATGAGTTTCGTGGTAATCAGTCATTGCAGTTGATGGTTGAGAACTTGGATGCTTCTTAG
- the fldB gene encoding flavodoxin FldB, producing the protein MKIGLFYGSSTCYTEMAAEKIRAFIGEDLVDIFNVKDTALVAMNEYDLLILGISTWDFGEIQEDWSAAWQQLGDVDISGKHVALFGLGDQEGYGEWFLDAMGLLHDELKATKVNFIGYWPNQGYEFEASKALTPDGEHFVGLALDEDSQYDLSDERITAWCEQVLNEYHDAL; encoded by the coding sequence ATGAAAATAGGATTATTTTACGGCTCTAGTACCTGTTACACCGAAATGGCAGCAGAAAAGATTCGAGCGTTTATTGGTGAAGATCTGGTCGACATTTTTAATGTAAAAGACACAGCACTAGTGGCAATGAACGAGTATGATTTATTAATACTCGGTATCTCTACATGGGATTTCGGCGAGATTCAGGAAGACTGGAGCGCAGCATGGCAACAACTGGGGGACGTCGATATAAGCGGCAAACACGTCGCATTGTTCGGCTTAGGCGATCAAGAAGGCTATGGCGAGTGGTTTCTGGATGCAATGGGTCTTCTACATGACGAGCTAAAAGCCACCAAGGTCAACTTTATCGGCTACTGGCCAAACCAAGGCTATGAGTTTGAAGCTTCAAAGGCGCTCACACCAGACGGCGAGCATTTTGTTGGCCTAGCACTGGATGAAGACTCCCAATATGACCTCAGTGATGAGCGCATCACAGCATGGTGTGAACAGGTGTTAAATGAGTATCACGACGCACTGTAA
- a CDS encoding thioredoxin fold domain-containing protein, with the protein MRLFRQLAILGSSLLLSATTLAAQTANVAEIEARFAKIGISVTEVSDSEVEGLVEVTTNQGLFFVTPSGDHFIHGKMFSLNKDGEYRDVMAKKSVDKIAKFESSWIEYKAENEKYAITVFTDTDCGYCLKLHKRMKAYNDLGITVRYLAYPRAGVQSKTGLAMSSIWCSADPKAAMDTVKLNRTLPEGTSPVSECSDTIAKQFLLGKNLGVTGTPAIIAPNGSLIGGFVEPNELIAHLDAISASKS; encoded by the coding sequence ATGCGTTTATTTCGCCAACTGGCTATTCTAGGTTCTTCATTATTGCTGTCTGCCACCACATTGGCAGCCCAAACCGCCAACGTTGCCGAGATTGAAGCTCGCTTTGCAAAAATTGGTATTTCGGTGACAGAAGTTAGTGATAGCGAAGTGGAAGGTCTTGTAGAAGTGACGACCAATCAAGGTCTATTCTTTGTGACGCCATCGGGTGACCATTTCATTCATGGTAAAATGTTCTCGCTAAACAAAGATGGTGAATATCGTGATGTGATGGCGAAAAAGTCGGTCGATAAGATCGCCAAGTTTGAATCGAGCTGGATTGAGTACAAAGCTGAAAACGAAAAATACGCCATCACTGTGTTTACTGACACCGATTGTGGTTACTGTCTAAAGCTGCATAAGCGCATGAAAGCTTACAATGATCTAGGTATTACGGTTCGTTACTTAGCGTATCCTCGTGCAGGTGTTCAGAGTAAAACAGGGTTAGCGATGTCGAGTATCTGGTGTAGCGCAGACCCGAAAGCGGCAATGGATACAGTGAAGCTCAACCGCACTCTGCCTGAAGGCACATCCCCGGTTAGCGAGTGTTCAGACACTATCGCTAAGCAATTTTTGTTAGGCAAAAATCTAGGAGTTACAGGCACTCCAGCAATCATTGCGCCAAACGGCTCCTTAATTGGAGGCTTTGTTGAGCCCAACGAACTAATTGCTCACCTAGACGCTATCAGCGCATCTAAGTCTTAA
- the prfB gene encoding peptide chain release factor 2 (programmed frameshift) gives MFEINPIKNRLQDVSERTNVLRGYLDYDAKKERLEEVNAELEQPDVWNEPERAQALGKERSSLEAVVETIDQLDQGVEDVEGLLELAVEEEDQETFDEIEPELADLEAKLEKLEFRRMFSGDHDASDCYIDLQSGSGGTEAQDWTSMMLRMYLRWAESKGFKTEVIEVSEGEVAGLKGATVRISGEYAYGWLRTETGVHRLVRKSPFDSSGRRHTSFASAFIYPEIDDNIQIDINPADLRIDVYRASGAGGQHVNTTESAVRITHVPTNTVVQCQNDRSQHKNKDQAMKQLRAKLFELELQKQNAEKQANEDAKSDIGWGSQIRSYVLDDSRIKDLRTSVENRNTQAVLDGDLDKFIEASLKSGL, from the exons ATGTTTGAAATCAATCCGATTAAAAACCGCCTGCAGGACGTGTCTGAGCGCACAAATGTCCTGAGGGGGTACCTT GACTATGACGCTAAGAAAGAGCGTCTAGAAGAGGTTAACGCAGAACTAGAACAACCGGATGTGTGGAACGAACCAGAGCGTGCCCAAGCGCTAGGTAAAGAGCGTTCTTCACTAGAAGCGGTTGTTGAAACTATTGATCAACTTGACCAAGGTGTAGAGGACGTTGAAGGTCTTCTAGAGCTTGCGGTTGAAGAAGAAGATCAAGAGACATTTGACGAAATCGAGCCAGAGCTTGCAGATCTAGAAGCGAAGCTTGAGAAGCTAGAATTCCGCCGTATGTTCTCGGGCGACCACGATGCATCAGACTGCTACATTGACTTGCAGTCAGGCTCAGGTGGCACCGAGGCGCAGGACTGGACTTCAATGATGCTACGTATGTATCTACGCTGGGCAGAATCGAAAGGCTTCAAAACGGAAGTTATCGAGGTGTCTGAGGGTGAAGTTGCAGGCCTTAAAGGCGCAACAGTACGTATCTCGGGTGAGTACGCTTACGGTTGGTTACGTACTGAGACCGGTGTACACCGCCTAGTTCGTAAATCACCGTTCGACTCAAGCGGCCGTCGTCACACGTCATTTGCTTCTGCGTTTATCTACCCAGAGATTGATGACAACATTCAGATCGACATTAACCCTGCAGATCTACGTATCGATGTATACCGTGCATCGGGCGCAGGTGGTCAGCACGTAAACACCACCGAATCTGCGGTACGTATTACCCACGTACCAACCAACACAGTGGTACAGTGTCAGAACGACCGTTCTCAGCATAAGAACAAAGACCAAGCGATGAAGCAGCTACGTGCTAAGCTTTTCGAACTTGAGTTGCAAAAGCAGAATGCTGAGAAACAAGCCAACGAAGACGCTAAGTCTGACATCGGCTGGGGTAGCCAGATCCGCTCTTACGTACTTGATGATTCACGTATCAAAGACTTACGTACCAGCGTTGAAAACCGCAACACCCAAGCGGTACTTGATGGCGACCTAGACAAATTTATCGAAGCTAGCCTGAAATCAGGCCTTTAA
- the srmB gene encoding ATP-dependent RNA helicase SrmB, with product MIRNFAQLDLDDNLLSAIEEMGYERPTQVQAMAIPAALDGRDILASAPTGTGKTAAFVIPALQYLQDFPRRKPGPARILILTPTRELAMQVADQAQKLAKNTNLNIFTITGGVEYQEHANILSTTQDIVVATPGRLMEYINAERFDCRAIEWLILDEADRMLDLGFAPTVDRLSNECRWRKQSMLFSATLEGRGVEGFTADLLKDPAEVNAEPSRRERKKITQWYHRCDNAEHKLEILKHLLSTEETERSIIFVKTRERLAELRGYLESQQLPCAWIQGEMPQDRRNNAIRRFREGEVGVLLATDVAARGIDVPDISHVINFDMPRTADVYLHRIGRTARAGKKGNAVSLVEMHDQPMIDRVMRYTKDEIKERFIDGLRPKHKKPVFKKKNKKKEAAKKAKTKPKKAKKK from the coding sequence GTGATCAGAAACTTTGCACAGCTGGACCTAGACGATAACCTACTGTCGGCCATCGAAGAAATGGGCTATGAACGTCCAACTCAAGTACAGGCAATGGCAATTCCTGCCGCACTAGACGGTCGTGATATCTTGGCGTCTGCGCCAACGGGCACCGGCAAAACTGCGGCATTTGTGATCCCTGCGCTGCAATACTTGCAGGACTTCCCTCGCCGTAAACCAGGACCTGCACGGATTCTGATCCTGACCCCAACTCGTGAGCTTGCAATGCAAGTGGCTGATCAAGCCCAAAAGCTTGCCAAAAACACGAATCTGAACATCTTTACCATCACTGGTGGTGTTGAGTATCAAGAGCACGCAAACATCCTTTCAACCACACAAGATATCGTGGTTGCAACACCGGGTCGTTTGATGGAATACATCAACGCAGAGCGCTTTGATTGTCGTGCAATCGAATGGCTGATCCTAGATGAAGCTGACCGTATGCTTGATCTCGGCTTTGCACCCACTGTTGACCGTCTGTCGAACGAGTGTCGCTGGCGTAAACAGTCAATGCTCTTCTCAGCCACACTTGAAGGTCGCGGTGTAGAAGGCTTTACTGCGGATCTATTAAAAGACCCAGCAGAAGTAAACGCCGAGCCTTCTCGTCGTGAACGCAAGAAAATCACTCAATGGTATCACCGCTGTGACAACGCAGAGCACAAGCTAGAGATCCTTAAGCATCTACTTAGCACCGAAGAGACCGAACGCTCTATCATCTTCGTCAAGACGCGTGAGCGCCTTGCAGAGCTTCGTGGCTACCTTGAAAGTCAACAACTGCCGTGTGCATGGATTCAAGGGGAAATGCCTCAAGATCGCCGTAACAATGCGATCCGTCGTTTCCGTGAAGGTGAAGTGGGTGTGCTGCTAGCAACTGACGTTGCTGCACGTGGTATCGATGTGCCTGATATTAGCCACGTGATCAACTTTGATATGCCTCGTACTGCGGACGTATACCTTCACCGTATCGGTCGTACAGCTCGTGCTGGTAAAAAAGGTAATGCGGTTTCATTAGTCGAAATGCACGACCAACCGATGATCGATCGCGTCATGCGTTACACCAAAGACGAGATCAAAGAGCGCTTCATTGATGGCCTGCGTCCTAAGCACAAGAAACCTGTGTTTAAGAAAAAGAACAAGAAAAAAGAAGCCGCTAAAAAGGCAAAAACCAAGCCTAAGAAAGCCAAGAAAAAATAG
- a CDS encoding methyltransferase: protein MQPTSKATKGFQFKQFAIGAGCSGMPVSTDGVMLGAWAKATNANTLLDIGTGTGLLALMIAQRNTHAQITALDIEPNAISDASDNFKRSPWSERLNAVHSDVLAWQSDTLFDHIICNPPYFTSGETATNQSRAMARHTFTLDHQALLSRCSALLKPQGRASFVLPKVEGDQFIKLANRQHLFVTRYCQVRTTERKECTRLLFELAKQEHICQKSELVIHQDGRYSDSFIELTRDFYLKM, encoded by the coding sequence ATGCAGCCAACCTCAAAAGCCACTAAAGGTTTTCAGTTTAAACAATTTGCTATTGGTGCTGGGTGCTCGGGCATGCCTGTCAGTACCGATGGCGTAATGCTTGGTGCTTGGGCGAAAGCCACAAACGCTAACACTTTATTAGATATCGGCACAGGCACTGGGTTGCTGGCTTTAATGATTGCGCAGCGAAATACGCATGCACAGATCACAGCCCTAGACATTGAGCCCAACGCCATCTCAGACGCCAGTGATAACTTTAAGCGTAGCCCTTGGAGTGAGCGTTTAAACGCTGTGCATAGTGACGTGCTTGCGTGGCAGAGCGACACGCTATTTGACCACATTATCTGTAACCCGCCCTATTTTACGTCGGGAGAGACGGCAACCAATCAAAGCCGAGCGATGGCCCGTCACACATTCACTTTGGATCATCAAGCGCTACTCAGTCGCTGTTCCGCCCTGTTAAAACCACAGGGGCGAGCGAGCTTTGTGCTGCCCAAAGTCGAAGGTGATCAATTTATTAAGCTTGCTAACCGCCAGCATTTGTTTGTCACTCGCTACTGCCAGGTCCGAACCACAGAACGAAAAGAGTGCACTAGGCTATTGTTTGAATTGGCGAAACAAGAGCATATATGTCAGAAAAGCGAACTTGTAATTCATCAGGATGGTCGCTATAGCGATTCCTTTATTGAGTTAACTCGTGACTTTTATTTAAAGATGTAG
- the brnQ gene encoding branched-chain amino acid transport system II carrier protein: MTQTLKTADIFAVGFMLFAFFLGAGNIIFPPLAGQLAGDHYLPAMFGFLVTAVGLPLLTIIALAKVGGSWEQLSQYLPKRAATAIAVLIFIIIGPAFAAPRTGLVAYEMAVNPFLVDAGQTQLALFSVAFFLVAMFFAWSQGKLIDSIGKLLTPALFLGLMILAIAVFVNPQGDILAAQGAYVDQPLTTGFLEGYNTMDTFGALMFGILIVDALRSKGITQTAPTTRYLIIAATIAAAGLTFVYVSLFYLGATSSVVAANVSNGGVVLSQYVQALFGGSGQLVLSAIVLLACLTTAIGLISACSDYFSRLTGWAYKHWVIAIGVVCAIVANVGLAQLIALSVPVLFALYPVAIALVALAFVRSRLPHPAMAYKSVVLVALVFALLDAAKVAGIDVSTLSFLPLYSVGMAWLLPTLATLCCMFFIASPVKVLEQEAA, from the coding sequence ATGACACAAACACTTAAAACGGCTGATATTTTTGCCGTTGGATTTATGCTTTTTGCATTCTTTTTAGGGGCAGGAAACATCATTTTTCCCCCATTGGCTGGACAGCTAGCGGGTGATCATTATCTCCCGGCCATGTTTGGCTTCTTAGTCACCGCTGTCGGCTTACCCTTACTGACCATCATCGCTTTAGCCAAAGTAGGTGGCAGTTGGGAGCAATTGAGCCAATATCTGCCAAAGCGCGCGGCAACCGCTATCGCTGTGCTGATTTTCATCATCATTGGCCCAGCTTTTGCCGCACCTCGCACAGGCTTGGTGGCATATGAAATGGCGGTAAACCCTTTTCTTGTTGATGCTGGCCAAACACAATTAGCCCTGTTCTCGGTGGCATTTTTCTTGGTAGCGATGTTTTTTGCTTGGTCACAAGGCAAGCTTATCGATTCGATCGGTAAATTGTTAACACCAGCACTGTTCCTTGGCTTGATGATCTTAGCTATCGCCGTGTTTGTAAACCCTCAAGGGGATATTTTAGCGGCTCAAGGAGCCTATGTGGATCAGCCGTTGACCACGGGTTTCCTTGAAGGCTACAACACCATGGATACCTTTGGCGCTTTGATGTTTGGTATCTTGATCGTTGATGCTCTGCGCAGCAAAGGCATTACCCAAACTGCGCCAACCACTCGTTACCTGATTATCGCAGCGACCATTGCAGCGGCAGGACTGACGTTTGTGTATGTCTCGCTATTCTATCTTGGCGCAACCAGCAGCGTTGTTGCTGCCAATGTGAGTAATGGTGGAGTGGTGTTGAGTCAATACGTGCAAGCACTGTTTGGCGGCTCTGGTCAACTGGTGCTGTCTGCTATTGTATTGCTGGCTTGTTTAACCACGGCCATTGGTCTAATTTCAGCCTGCTCTGATTACTTTAGCCGTTTGACAGGTTGGGCTTACAAACATTGGGTTATTGCGATTGGCGTAGTGTGTGCGATTGTGGCGAACGTTGGTCTGGCTCAGTTAATTGCACTGTCTGTGCCTGTGCTGTTTGCACTATACCCAGTTGCGATTGCGCTGGTGGCGTTAGCATTTGTCCGCTCTAGACTGCCACACCCAGCAATGGCGTACAAAAGTGTCGTTTTAGTTGCGCTCGTGTTTGCGCTGCTTGATGCCGCTAAAGTCGCAGGGATTGATGTTAGCACATTGAGCTTCTTGCCGCTTTACAGTGTCGGTATGGCTTGGTTGCTGCCAACGTTGGCCACCTTATGCTGTATGTTCTTTATTGCCTCGCCTGTGAAGGTGCTTGAGCAAGAAGCGGCATAA